The Oryza brachyantha chromosome 7, ObraRS2, whole genome shotgun sequence genomic interval CTACTCCTTATTGGTGGAGACCTAGCGTATGTTTCTATATTCAGTCTTAAAATTCACATTATGTAGACACTACGAGCAAAAGAATTCCTCGCAGACTGTTATAGTTCTGCAGGctgatattttatatattgatatcATGTCACACCATTAGTATCTTTTCCATTGTTATAAAGTTAACTTACACAGTTTTGGATTTTCCATATTGATATAAGCGTATTCCACAGAAATGTTGATTTCCCCCCCTTTTCTTCACAGATATCCAAATCCATCCTCCTTTTCGTATGAACGGCGTTTTTTCTGCCCTTTTGAATATGCCCTCCAGCCTCCTGCTTGGTATAAACCTGAACACATAGCATTGGAGAAACCTGAACTTCCCCTTGGAGTTTCTGAGCTCAGGAAATACCGTGGACCACAGTGTTTTATGATTCCTGGAAACCATGGTAACTGTTACTCATCTGTAATTTAATGCAGTACCATCATGGCTTACAGAATTTCTTATCATGAATTCCTTGCCATTTGCTTATGTGTTTTATTGGTTATGCTAATGTTGTTTTGGCATGGAATGCTCAATGATGTTTCCAAGACACTTCTTTGGGTTGATCTATTGAAGAATAGGTCTGACAAAATCTACATTGTTTTGAGCAGATTGGTTTGATGGACTGCACACATTCATGAGGTATATCTGTCATAAAAGTTGGCTGGGTGGGTGGTTTCTACCTCAGAAAAGGAGTTATTTTGCATTAAAGCTTCCTAATGGGTGGTGGGTTTTTGGCCTTGACCAAGCTCTTCATGGTGACATTGATGTCTACCAGTTCAAGTTTTTTGCAGAGTTATGTCAACAGAAGGTAATAATATTATGTTCTAGATATTAGCAAATTGTTGTTTTACCAGATGCTGTGGTCTACATTTTTATGATTCAGTTATTCTGATAGAAATATAATGATTGTAGTACTAGTACACCATAGATATTACTCTACAGATCAGTAGTACGTACTAGACATTGTAATCATAATCAGAAAATTATGCATAATTCTTTACTCAAGTGGCCATGTGAAGTTTACTGCGTGTGGATATTCTTACTGACTAATACTATTGTTAATTATGCAGGTTGGAGAAAGTGATTCTGTAATTCTTATAACTCATGAGCCCAATTGGCTTCTTGATTGGTACTGGGGTGATAAAACTGGAACAAATGTTGCATATCTAATTCGTGAATACCTTAGGGGAAGATGCAAACTGCGGATGGCTGGGGATCTGCACCATTATATGCGTCACTCTTGCATTGAATCGAAAGAACCAATTCATGTGCAACACTTACTTGTAAATGGTTGTGGTGGGGCGTTCTTGCATCCAACACATGTCTTTGAGAATTTCAGAGAATTTTATGGGAACAAATATGAGACGAAAGTTGCATATCCTTCTTATGATGATTCTAGCAGGGTAAGGTCAATTCATGCATTTGTGCCTTCATTTGGATTGATACATAGCAGAGCTTGATCTTTCATGTTCATGATTTGATTTAGTTTATTACCAATTGACttttattcattatttttccttCCAGATTGCACTTGGTAATATTTTGAAGTTCCGAAGAAAGAATTGGCAGTTTGATGTCATTGGCGGTTTTGTAtactttgttttggttttctcgATGTTCCCACAGGTGagagactattttttttatgaattatattCATAGAAGTTCGTTAAGCTTATGAACTGTTTAGTTAATGCAAATATAAGTgctaaattatagatttcatGAAATTATTGTCCTCCAACAGTGTATATGCTTGTCCAATCAAACTAATAGCACAGAAAATACCTTTGGTGGTATAAGTTCATTGATGATTATGCCCTGCTACTTAGCATTGACGTTCAACATGACTTATGCTCTCTGGAGTACTTTAGGATTTCAGATATCAGAATAATTCCTGATatcctttgatttttattttgttttgttaactACTACCTCTATCTCACAATGCTAAAGCCTAGTACTAGATTTGACGTAACCTAGTAGAATGAATCTGAACAAAGGatgtgtctagattcgttGTACTAGATTGTGTCAAATCTAGTACTAGGTTTtagtattttgagacggatagtattttaagacggaggtagtaatatttAAGAAAGTCATCGGGGCTTTGCTCATAGAATCATTTGAGGCCTATTTCCAAGGGTGCATTAACATATCTGAGACTTCAGGAGCACATTTAGTTGTACGTTGTAGGGATAGTTGCCTGTACGTTTTCTTTGTAGTCTGCTGCTTGAATTCTATGGACCAACATTTGGTGATAAATAATGcttatttagatgataaatgCACTTGTACCATATTATGGAAGCTAGAGCGACAAGAGCAACATTACCAATTTTGAATCACTAGAGTATCAAACTGAAATTAGAGCAGCGCTAAAAGTTTCTCAATTACTGTTCTTTTGTGGTCTGACATGAGTATGGTTTGATGTTCAGTGTGACTCCTTCCGTATCTTACATGAAGACTCTTGGGGTGACCGTGTTAATAGTTTCTTCACCGCAATGTGGAATGTTGTTTTTGAGATTCTGGAGCATTCCTATGTATCCCTGGCTGGTGTTGTTACTCTATTGATGGTATCATTTTTCTTCGTACCCACAAAACTATCACGTAGAAGACGTGCCATGCTTGGTTTTCTTCATGCTGCTGCTCATCTAACTTCAGCAGTGCTACTGATGCTTCTTATGGAATTGGCTATTGAGATATGCATCCGCAATAATCTATTGGCAACATCAGGTCAGTGtttcatctttctttttttggatGCATCATTGCttgatatatcatttaatgtTTTGTCATCTTGAACCCTTGCAAGCTATAACCCTGTGTTCTCTCTTGGTTTGAGAAGGGACGCACCATTTTCACCATGCTTTATCATAGCTGTCTGAATTTTAATGCAGCTACATAGTAGTTTCAGTATTTACTGCCAGGTTCTTTGGTTCTAGCTCCATTTTTATTTCAGAAGAACTTGTGTCTAACTTTATCATTGTGATATGTGTAATGGTCGTCACCCTAAAGTTCTCTGCCCAAGGAATGTTTGTAGAAGAGACAAGGACAGTGTACTAATGCAACCATTGTATTGAATTGATTTCTCATACCACTTTATCTGTTGCAACGTGGCACATGTTTATTCCTAcagctatttttttctctgctATTTAATGCCTGAATGTTCATTTTCTATTCCTGTCTTCCTCCAGGCTACCATACCCTCTACGAGTGGTACCGCAAGGTCGAAAGTGAGCATTTTCCTGATCCTACAGGGCTTCGCACTCGTCTGGAACAATGGACTTTTGGTCTTTACCCTGCATGCATTAAGTACCTTATGTCTGCATTTGACATCCCTGAGGTTATTCTTTATACATACAAGAATCACTCTTTCTAACGTCCTGTAGCATTTTCAACAATATAATGTGTATTTGCTGTTTCAGGTTATGGCAGTAACCCGGAGCACAATCTGCAGAAAAGGAATAGAGTCTCTTCCTCGAGGAGGAGCTATCATCTACTATGTTTGTGTGTTCCTGTATTTTTGGGTCTTGTCAACACCTGTTGTATCGCTGGTGTTTGGGAGCTACTTGTACATCTGCATAAACTGGTTTCATATCCATTTTGATGAGGCCTTCTCCTCACTGCGCATAGCCAATTACAAGGCATTTACACGGTTCCACATCAAGAAGAATGGAGATCTTGAAGTTTTCACCCTGGCTGTCGACAAGGTAAGAAGCCTGCTGAGTTAACTTCTGTTTATCAACTAAGCAATGTATCGATTaaacactctctctctctttcattTGTCATGTATCTTTAACCCCAATACTAAGATATTTACCCCTGGTAGCCATCTGCAAAACATCATCAAGTTATGAATTCCACATGCATCTCTCTTTAGAAAGAACCAAACATTGTTGTGCTTTTGTGAATCAACAGGTGCCGAAAGAATGGATGCTGGATCCAGACTGGGATATGGAACCAAAGGAGCCATTCCAGATGAGCTACAGCAGGAAATTCCCTAGCAAGTGGAGAGCCGCCTCTGGCTCAGACCCAACCAATGCGGTGCGGGTCGTCGACCACTTTGTCATCTCTCGGACACCCCCAGATCCCACAACCCCAAGATCTTCTTCTACTTGATGAAGTGTAGCATAGCTTAAGGCCGTAATTGTTGTAATGTACAGTGTAGTCATCTTGTTCTGCCTCCTTGTATAAATTGTACAGCAACACAAGAAGCCAGCGCACTCTGACATAGCATTAGAAGAAACAGGGTAAGAAACAAGAGAGAAAGGCAAGGGATGGGGAGGAATCTCTGCTTGTAACGCTACATATCTTTTGCTCAATGAAACAGACAAACAGTGATGACTATTGGTTCAGTATTGTTCAGATTGCTGTTTGGTGCACATATGTAGGTGGCCTGATGGGGAATGTGTGCTGTGAGTTCATCAATTGTAATGTTTATGCTAGAGCAATTTGTTAAATAATAACTCATGCAAATGCATGTAATATAATGTTTCCATCAGATGATGATCCTGACACTAACATGCACAGATTGATTTTGCCTGCAAAGTTCAGTTTAAAACTGAACAACAATCAGGTCTATTTAGTAGACAGATTTCAGACAACTTGGCTAAGATTCTGACGGTAAAACCAGAGACCAAGAAACTACGAAACAAACAACGATTGCACTTGCATACAGACAGGAGGAAAGATCAAAGGCAAAAAGAGCAAAGAGCCCGACTTGTAAAACAGTAGAAAAAATCGTCAGACGATACGGTGACCGGAGGAGAAGCCGGTGAAGAGCCAAGGCGAgcacctcgccggcgatcCCAGCGACATTATTGCTCCCCAATGGCTGCGCATTGTCTTTTGGGTGTTCAGTGTTGCAGCTGTGCAGCCCACTGCGGCCCAATTAGAGCCCTATCAaatgatgattttttatttatatattctttataacaaattaataaaaatagatttttgtttgaaaagaTTGTAAAACTAGATCCCAACGCCTAGCTAGTGGGTGAATATATAAAACACTTACCGGCTGGATGATATACGTAAGATGGAGGATGTATCAAGTAGAGATAAATGTAGAAACCACGTGACAAAATTAATGGTGTCAACTCGTTAGTGATTTGCCCCTACTAACCTCTAGACATGGAGTATTTACACGAAACACCTTTAACATAAATAATGTATCTTTTTAAATGTTGTATACTCTATTACTtgactttttcttttaatgtttaaccattgatcttatttaaaaaattagtatagatataaaaaataacaagtcgttcttaaaattcttttgataataaaataagtcacaagcaaaataaataatatttttataattttttaaataagacaaatgatcaaatattttatattataaaacggagggattAATTCTCACTTCTCTAATGGGGTAATCCCATGATCTATGACCTCGCAATGTCAACTGAACAGTATTGTACTTGCCTACAATACGTGTAGGAGTTGCCAGCCACAAGCCCACACAACAGGAACGTTTGCAACTTTTGCATCCAATCCAACCACCATGCATCGTTCATCTcatttaagaataaaataaaattcaattgAACTAGAAACGCGTAAAATTTGGCGAAATTCATACGAACAGATTTACAGCTCAGTTCATCTCAAAAGaaacccccaaaaaaaaattacagctGAGCAGGAGTAAAAGCCAACCAAAAACTCCCCAacggaaaaaggaaaaaagggacGGGGACAAAACCGAGCCGCCCGTCTCCATCCGTCCCAAACGAAACGGTAAAACCTGTCCGCCGTCATCCCGAACGCCACcgacaggcgggccccaccGCGCcccagccggcgccgcctcctccggccgGTCACTGCCACGTGGGGCCCACGCTAGCCCCACCGTCGCCCGCCTCCCCACCAGTCGGGCACGGGCGCATTGAAAGAGCGTGGCGGGCGGCCCGTGGGCCGCGCGGGCCCACCAAGCACGGCTGGCTGCCATTGGGCCCCACCAAACCGGcctatctcttttttttttctttttttggctcTGTTTAGTCGCTCGCACACATGCCGGTTTCTTGTCGcgtcttctcttctcttctcttctcgcCTCGAcgcctcgtcgccaccgcgccgcagTCAACTCCCCCCCGCACCAACGCATTTCCGCGAACACCTCACGCGCGCATCCATggcggccgcgccgcggtGAGCTGACGGAAGCACGGCGCGTCCCccatggcggcgcggcgcttggtggcggtggcggcggtggtggtggtgcttgCCGTCGctgtggaggtggaggcgcaGGAGAGgctggcgtcggcgtcggatTTGGCCGGGCTGCTCAGCCTGCGCGCGTCGCTGGGGCTGCGGGCGAGGGAGTGGCCGGCGAGGGCGGACCCGTGCGCGCGGTGGGCTGGGGTCACCTGCCGCGGGGGCCGCGTCGTCGGGGTCAGCGTCGCCGGGTTCCGCCGCACCCGGGTCGGCGCCCGGGCGCCGAGGTTCGCGGTCGACGGGGTGAGGAACCTCACGGCGCTGGAGCTCTTCAATGCGTCCGGGTTCGCGCTTCCGGGGGAGATGCCGGCGTGGTTCGGGAGCGGCctcccgccgtcgctcgccgtgCTCGACCTCCGCTCCGCCGAGGTCAATGGCACGCTCCCCGCCGATCTTGGCGTGTCCGGGAACCTGACGAGCTTGCTCCTCTCGGGGAATGGCCTGTCTGGCCCGGTGCCGGGGTCGCTGCTGTCCATCAGAGGGCTTCGCTTTCTGGACCTCTCCGGCAACAATTTCACCGGCGGGCTGCCCAATGTCACTGCCATCAACGGTGATGGAGCCGCCTCGTTGTTCAACATTTCCGGCAATTCTTTGTATGGTGTGGTCAGCGATGCCATTGGGGCCCTCAAGGGGAGGTTCCAGATGGTGGACCTATCAAGCAACTACTTTGATGGGGTTTGGAATGTGTCTGATGGAAATGTAGATGTTAGGATGAATTGCTTCTCTGGTGTGCCAGATCAGCGCAACCGTGCTGATTGTGAAGAGTTCTATAGGAGGGTAGGGGTGGGGCTTGTTGATGCTCTGGCACCCGCAGCTTCGCCACAGACATCACCGGAGccgatgaagaagaagagtcGGATATCCAAGGGTTTATTGATTGGAGTTATTGCAGCCGCGGCAACGCTGATGGTT includes:
- the LOC102702861 gene encoding uncharacterized protein LOC102702861, which codes for MGREKLRKQRSGRLIESLKMERVRTILTHRYPYPHEHSRHLMIAVFAIWLFFVSSDNLQTLIMKLDKNFKWWSMYACLIGFFYFFSSPFIRKTIKPSYSNFSRWYIAWIFLAALYHLPSFQSMGLDLRMNLSLFLTIYISSLIFLIVFHVIFLGLWYLGLVSRMAKKKPEMLTIIQNCAVISIACCVLYSHCGNKTISRDKSIDRRTASWIAFSLWKKHDDNSLISKLLRMHKFKEQICSSWFAPVGSASDYPLLSKWAIYGELASNGSGYSNDISPVYSLWATFIGLYIANYVVERSTGWALTHPLTISEYEKLKKQLKPDLEDMVPWYSGTSTDLFKTVFDLMVSVTLFVGRFDMRMMQAAMNKTPDESKSSDLFYDHLDGKDELWFDFIADTGDGGNSTYAVARLLAQPSLAIKSDGSRQTFPRGQLLLIGGDLAYPNPSSFSYERRFFCPFEYALQPPAWYKPEHIALEKPELPLGVSELRKYRGPQCFMIPGNHDWFDGLHTFMRYICHKSWLGGWFLPQKRSYFALKLPNGWWVFGLDQALHGDIDVYQFKFFAELCQQKVGESDSVILITHEPNWLLDWYWGDKTGTNVAYLIREYLRGRCKLRMAGDLHHYMRHSCIESKEPIHVQHLLVNGCGGAFLHPTHVFENFREFYGNKYETKVAYPSYDDSSRIALGNILKFRRKNWQFDVIGGFVYFVLVFSMFPQCDSFRILHEDSWGDRVNSFFTAMWNVVFEILEHSYVSLAGVVTLLMVSFFFVPTKLSRRRRAMLGFLHAAAHLTSAVLLMLLMELAIEICIRNNLLATSGYHTLYEWYRKVESEHFPDPTGLRTRLEQWTFGLYPACIKYLMSAFDIPEVMAVTRSTICRKGIESLPRGGAIIYYVCVFLYFWVLSTPVVSLVFGSYLYICINWFHIHFDEAFSSLRIANYKAFTRFHIKKNGDLEVFTLAVDKVPKEWMLDPDWDMEPKEPFQMSYSRKFPSKWRAASGSDPTNAVRVVDHFVISRTPPDPTTPRSSST